A single genomic interval of Rhizobium leguminosarum bv. trifolii WSM1325 harbors:
- a CDS encoding Saccharopine dehydrogenase (PFAM: Saccharopine dehydrogenase~KEGG: mlo:mlr2199 lysine oxoglutarate reductase/saccharopine dehydrogenase) — protein MKIAVLGGLGLQGRAAITDLVASDGVERVVCFDTAPDGAALLAGLTDIGRIRFVVPEGPIGPTLADVMEDADAVIDLLPQPLMREAVLAAIATGTPLVTTNYGKAIADLDPAATTAGVSIMTECGLDPGIDLVLYARAASQFDTITSIDSYCGGIPEPKATTEPLRYKVSWNFDMVLTSQNRDSVLVENGERVDVPAARQHDNRFIHQIEFAGLGRLEAFPNGDAPHYSDMLGHAKGLRRGGRYSLRWPGWSAFWAPLKELGFLSEDKVPGIGTSPREFLGRMLGPKLQYGVDEKDLCVMRNVFSGSEGGRRKTVTSDLIIERDLTSGLFGMSRGVGYPASIVAQMLARGEIAKPGLLNPLMHVPDGRFLDELARRGIRVSETVSWD, from the coding sequence GTGAAGATCGCGGTACTTGGCGGCCTCGGGTTGCAAGGGCGCGCCGCGATCACCGATCTCGTCGCCAGCGACGGTGTCGAGCGAGTGGTCTGTTTCGATACCGCGCCGGATGGCGCGGCCCTGCTTGCCGGACTGACAGACATTGGCCGCATTCGTTTCGTGGTGCCGGAAGGCCCGATCGGTCCAACGCTGGCGGATGTGATGGAGGACGCCGACGCGGTCATCGACCTCTTGCCGCAGCCGCTGATGCGCGAGGCGGTTCTCGCGGCGATCGCCACAGGCACGCCGCTCGTCACCACCAATTACGGCAAGGCCATCGCCGATCTCGATCCCGCGGCCACGACGGCGGGCGTTTCGATCATGACCGAATGCGGGCTCGACCCCGGCATCGATCTGGTGCTTTACGCGCGTGCCGCCAGTCAGTTCGACACCATCACCTCCATCGACTCCTATTGCGGCGGCATCCCCGAGCCGAAAGCGACGACCGAGCCGCTACGCTATAAGGTGAGCTGGAACTTCGACATGGTCTTGACGAGCCAGAATCGCGACAGCGTGCTGGTCGAAAACGGCGAACGGGTCGACGTGCCCGCCGCCCGGCAACACGACAACCGTTTCATCCATCAGATCGAGTTCGCGGGCCTCGGCAGGCTGGAGGCCTTTCCGAACGGCGATGCGCCGCACTATTCCGACATGCTCGGCCATGCCAAAGGGCTGCGGCGCGGTGGCCGCTATTCACTGCGTTGGCCGGGCTGGTCGGCTTTTTGGGCTCCGCTGAAGGAACTCGGCTTCCTCTCCGAAGACAAGGTGCCGGGCATTGGCACCAGCCCGCGCGAATTTCTCGGCCGGATGCTCGGTCCGAAATTACAGTATGGTGTCGATGAGAAGGATCTTTGCGTGATGCGCAACGTGTTCTCCGGCAGCGAAGGCGGCCGCCGCAAGACAGTGACATCGGACCTGATCATAGAGCGCGACCTGACGTCCGGGCTGTTCGGCATGAGCCGCGGCGTCGGCTATCCCGCCAGCATCGTGGCGCAGATGTTGGCCCGCGGCGAGATCGCTAAGCCTGGCCTGCTCAACCCGCTGATGCATGTGCCGGACGGTCGCTTCCTCGACGAGTTGGCCAGGCGCGGCATCCGGGTTTCCGAGACGGTCAGCTGGGATTGA
- a CDS encoding transcriptional regulator, AsnC family (PFAM: regulatory protein AsnC/Lrp family~SMART: regulatory protein AsnC/Lrp family~KEGG: mlo:mlr2198 transcriptional regulator), translating into MREHLDQTDRRLVKLLSEDAQLGVNRLAEKMAISVPTVRMRLRNLLGRNLLKIVGLLNLTERPELISAIVGINAQGRGQARKLAERISELPFVNSACVVTGRFDIIVDVTVVGDVADLYRVTSELIPGAGEPGEVVRSETFVVMASCNKWVSLPEGCWSDENPRKESA; encoded by the coding sequence TTGCGAGAACATCTCGATCAGACCGACCGGCGACTGGTTAAACTGCTGTCGGAGGATGCGCAGCTTGGCGTCAATCGCCTCGCCGAGAAGATGGCGATCTCTGTTCCGACAGTGCGTATGCGCTTGCGAAACCTCCTGGGCCGCAACCTGCTCAAGATCGTCGGATTGCTGAACCTGACCGAGCGTCCGGAATTGATCTCGGCCATTGTCGGCATCAATGCCCAGGGGCGCGGGCAGGCCCGGAAACTGGCGGAACGCATCTCCGAGCTGCCTTTCGTGAACTCCGCCTGCGTGGTCACCGGGCGCTTCGACATTATCGTCGACGTGACAGTGGTCGGCGATGTCGCCGATCTCTACCGCGTCACCAGCGAGTTGATCCCGGGCGCGGGCGAGCCGGGCGAAGTCGTGCGCAGCGAGACCTTCGTCGTCATGGCATCATGCAACAAGTGGGTCAGCCTGCCGGAAGGTTGCTGGTCGGACGAGAATCCTCGAAAGGAAAGCGCGTGA